A stretch of DNA from Cryptosporangium aurantiacum:
CTGCGAACGCTAACCGGCAGTGAGGTAGCGACGAAGTGCCGATGCGGCATCGGTGATCTTTCGGACGTCCACGTATTCACCGGCCTGGTGGGCCAGATTCGGGTCGCCAGGGCCGAAATTCACCGCGGGAATGCCCAGCGTCGCGAACCGAGCGACGTCGGTCCAGCCGAGCTTGGCCTGCACCGGCGCCTGGAGCGCTTCGACGAAGCGGGCAGCCGCCGGTTCGTTCAGGCCCGGCAGCGCGCCGGGCGCGGAGTCGGTGACCTCGACGGCGTAACCCTCGAACACCTCGCGGACGTGCTGCTCGGCGTCCTTCTCGGTGCGGTCGGGTGCGAACCGGAAGTTGACCGTGACATCACACCGGTCGGGGATGACGTTGCCCGCGACGCCGCCCTCGATGCGCACCGCGTTGAGGCCTTCGCGGTAAAGGCAGCCGTCGATGTCGACCTCTCTGGCCTGATAGGTGTTGAGCCGGTCGAGGATCTCGGCGGCACGGTGGATCGCGTTGACGCCGAACCAGCTGCGCGCGGAGTGGGCCCGCTTACCGTGGGTGGTGATCTTGGCTCGCAGCGTGCCCTGGCAACCGCCCTCGACCGTGCCGTCGGTGGGTTCGAGCAGCACCGCGAAGTCGGCGGCCAGCCAGTCCGGATGGTTGCGGCTCACCCGGCCGAGGCCGTTCTTGACCGCCTCGACCTCCTCGTTGTCGTAACAGACGAGCGTGAGGTCGTAGGC
This window harbors:
- the dapE gene encoding succinyl-diaminopimelate desuccinylase, with amino-acid sequence MPLDLAGDPVALTTALVDFPSVSGDEGPLADAVETALEGLKNYRTARDGDTIVARTELGKKHRIVLAGHLDTVPIVDNVPSRRDGDLLYGCGASDMKSGLAVLLHLAATIDDPAYDLTLVCYDNEEVEAVKNGLGRVSRNHPDWLAADFAVLLEPTDGTVEGGCQGTLRAKITTHGKRAHSARSWFGVNAIHRAAEILDRLNTYQAREVDIDGCLYREGLNAVRIEGGVAGNVIPDRCDVTVNFRFAPDRTEKDAEQHVREVFEGYAVEVTDSAPGALPGLNEPAAARFVEALQAPVQAKLGWTDVARFATLGIPAVNFGPGDPNLAHQAGEYVDVRKITDAASALRRYLTAG